The Moorena producens PAL-8-15-08-1 genomic interval ATTTGAATAAAGTATTACCTGCAGCTAACGCTATTTCCAGGTAAGCCGCTGCTGGCAAGACAGGAACAGAAAAAACACAATGGTGTTTTAGGTAACTTGGTTGGGATGAGCTCAGAAGGCACTCAAAACGAATTTGCTGGTCAAAGCCTGCTAAACGCAATCTTTGACCAAGTAGGGGGTGAAGAGTCTCATAATTTGACAAAAATTGCTTTTTATGTATCAGGGTATTATCTGTTTCTATCCAATACCGTTGCCGTTGCCAGGGATAAGTGGGCAATACCACTTTGCTACGGGAATAATCGCGTTCAAAGCCTAACCAATCTACTTTGACTCCCTGTACATATAATTGAGCCAAACTATGTAGCATTTGCTGCCAGTCTTCTTGAGCAGGACGCAGAGAAGGCAACCATACTCCTAGTTCTTCTGGCAAACACTGTTTTCCCATGCCTAACAAAATTGGTAGTGGTCCAATTTCTAGGAAGACGTCATAACCAAGTTGCTGTAAAGTCTCCATACTGTGGGCAAACTTCACGGGTTGGCGGACATGATTTACCCAGTAGCTTGCTGTGGCAATACTCTCGTCAGCTATAGCTCCTGTCACATTTGAAATCAGGGGAATCCGGGGTTGATTGTAGCTCATTTGACTAGCTACTGCTTCAAAGTCTGCCAACATCGGCTCCATCAAGGGTGAATGGAAGGCATGGGATACTTGCAGTTGTTTGGTCTTGATTCCTTCTGCTTCTAAGCTGTCGAGAAGCGTCCCAATCGCTTCTGCTGCACCAGAAATTACAGTGCTCACAGGTCCGTTGATGGCAGCTATTGCCACTTGTTCTGTGTATGGGGCAATCAGTTGATTTACTTTCTCGTATGATGCCATCACCGCTACCATCTCTCCTCCAGAAGGTAACTGCTGCATTAACCTTCCCCGATGGGCAATTAGTTTTAGGCCATCTTCGAGGCTAAATACTCCTGCTACACAGGCGGCCACATATTCCCCCACACTGTGACCCATCACCACATCTGGTTCAATGCCCCAGGATTTCCATAACTGAAAGAGCGCATATTCAATGGCAAATAGGGCGGGTTGAGTATAGGCAGTTTGATCAATTGGTGAAGTTTCCCCTGGTTCTGGATACAAGATACTCAGTAGAGACTTCTGTTGATAGGCACCGAGAATGGCATCACATTGCTCAAGGGTTTTCCGGAAGGTTGGTTGGGTTTTGTAGAGTTCCCTTCCCATGTCCACATATTGGGAACCCTGACCGGTAAATAAAAATACGATTTTCGGGGGCTTTTTGCTGGGAACTGGACCTCTAACTACTCCAGGAGTATCAACTCCCGTTTCAAACCCCTTTAATTGTTGACTTAACTTTTCTGTAGATTCTGCTACAACAGCTAAGCGATGCTTGAAATGGCTACGCCCTGTATTCGCAGTAAAACAGATATCAGCTATTGCTGCTGTGGAATTATTAGCTAAAAATTCTTGATACCTTTGGGCTAGCTCTTGCAGCGCCTTCTCACATTTAGCAGATAACGTTAAAATATGGCTTGGACGCTCAATAAACTCTTCACTTTTGAATTTTGAATTTTGAATTTTGAATTGTGAGGGTGCTTCTTCGAGAATGACATGGGCATTAGTGCCACCAAACCCAAAAGAACTGACACCAGCCATTTTTGGTTTCTCACCAGCAGACCATTTTTGGAGTGAGGTAGGAATTTTTATAGGAGTGTTCTTAATTTTGATATATGGATTTAATTGGTTGAAGTGCAAGTGAGGTGGAATCTCCCCATGTTGCAGGGATAGCACTACCTTGATCAAGCCAGCAATCCCAGCAGCAGGTTCCAAATGACCAATATTAGTTTTGACTGAGCCAATCCAACAGGGCTGATCGGGCTCACGGTCTTCCATCAGCACTGCTTTTAAGGATTTAACCTCGATGGGATCCCCCAGAGATGTTCCAGTGCCATGAGCTTCAATATAGCTAATCTGTGCTGGTTTGACTCCAGCCTTTTCCAGCGCCTGACGGATCACCGCTTGCTGGGAAGGACCATTGGGTGCTGTCAGTCCATTAGTTAGGCCATCTTGGTTAACTGCTGAGCCTCTTACGATTGCCTGAATATTGTCTCCATCTCTGAGGGCATCGGAAAGACGCTTGAGGACAACTACCCCACATCCCTCCCCTCGGACATAACCGTCGGCACTCGCATCAAATGTTTTACAACGACCGTCAGCGGCCATCATTTGTGCTTGAGAGAAAGTGATAGTCTGCTCTGGGGAAAGCATCAAGTTTACCCCTCCCACTAAACACAAGTTGGACTCAAGGCTGAGCAAACTACCGCAGGCGTAGTGGAGTGCTACCAGGGATGAGGAGCAAGCTGTATCTATCGCTACACTCGGCCCAAACAGATTCAGCACATAGGATAGGCGATTGGCAGCAACGGAAGAGGCGGTGCCCGTACCACTGTATGCATTAATACCAGAGCAGTCTTTGTAGATAAGTCTGTGGTAGTCAGCGTTACTGATGCCGATGAACACCCCAGTTTGACTACGAGCCAGGGATTCTGGCACTATTGCTGCATTTTCTAGGGCTTCCCAGACTACCTCCAACAACAGTCTTTGCTGGGGATCTAGTCGCTGTGCCTCACGGGGAGAAATCCCGAAGAAACTCGGCTCAAACCGATCCACCTGTTCCACAAAGCCACCCCACCGGGTGTACATTTTTCCTGATGTAGCTGGGGAAGGGTCATAAAAGGTGTCAATATCCCACCGCTCTGGTGGTACCTCGGTAATGGCATCCACGCCGTTACGCAAGAGCTGCCAGAAAGCTTCTGGAGTCTTTGCACCAGGCAAACGACAACCAATGCCAATAATTGCTATAGGTTCGATTTCATTCATCGCCTTAGTTATGTTTATTTGTGTGCTAGGCAATTACTTCCGAGGATTCTCAATCCGGCGCAGGGTAAGGCGGGACAAGTTCGTAGTTCCAGTGTGGAAACCAATCATACAAATGGCGAGGTATTTTTCATATCTGGCAACCACTTTCTCACCCACCAGATTTACGGCTTCTTTACGGTTCGCTTTTAACCTTTTTAGCCATACCTTGAGGGTTCGTTCGTAGTGTCCCCTGTCATTCTTCAGGGCTACAATCTCGAAAATTGTCTCTGTTGCTTTCGCAATGTCCGCTAGACGAGGTAAATCAGATTCCGGAAATATTTCCTCAGCAAAAAACTTACTGAAGTCTTCTCTTCGCGAGTTCTCATAGACGATGGTTTGGATTGACATACAACCACCTGGTTTTAGCCACTCATGACAGCGCTGAAAAAATGTCCTATAGCACTCTATTTTTTGCTCTTGCGATAGTTCCAGTTTAGCAAAATGCTCAAAGGCACCGATTGATATAATTGCATCGAAAGGTTCTTCGGGAAAGTAGTCAGACCAACTTTTTAAGTTAACTTCAATTCCTGGCTGGTTGAACGACTCAATCCACTCTGCCTGAGCCTTACTCAATGTCAGACCTACGGCATGCTCGACATTGTGCATTTCCACAAGGCGTTTCAGGGTGCCACCCCAGGCACAACCCACATCTAATACTCTTTTAGCACCCCTAGCTCGGGCTTGGTTGATATGAAAATCAATCTTTCTTAACTGCGCTGATTCAAGGGTGTCATTTTCTTCCCAAAGGGCAGAATAATAGGCGTTAGTACTATGATAAAGCCAAAGTCTATAAAAATCATTACCTGCATCATAATGATGCTGGATTGCCTCAGCCGAGGCTCCCTTGTAATCAATTATATCTGCCTGATTCGAACCATCGGGATTTATAGTTTTCACAGAATTCATAACATTATTTTATTTTTTATAAATTAATTTACGTGAGTTAATATCCTTTTCATAAACTGACTATTTTATATCAAGTTTAGTTGATGGATTCATTCCTTTAAAAATACAGGTACTTACCTCTTTACTTAGCCTTCTATTGCTAGATGCTGAGCCATAGCTTGAATAGTGGGATAATCGTACATTAGGGTTGGATCTATCTCTGAGCCCAGCCAATCTTCAAGGTCACCAGTTAGACCAACTGCTGCAGAAGAATCGAGACCATAGCGATCAAAGGGAATTTTCACATCTATCTCATCTGATTCAATTTCCAGCAGTTCGGCCAGATAGGAGACTAACCAGGCTTGAATATCTGCTTCACTTCCAGGCTTCTTGGGTGCATCTCCATTGCCATTGTTATTTTCAGAAACTGTAGACATCTCCTTAAGTTGAGAAGTTTTGAATTCCATTGTTTTAATCTCCTTAGTAATTTTGATTAGTACACTTTAACCGAATTGTTGAAAGATAAGCTAAGCAGCCTTTTTAGCCTCTATCATTCCTGCTGTAGGAGTCTTAACCTCCCAAACTAATCCAGCGAATTCAAGAGTACGAATTATCCAATAACCCAGGTCAATTTCCCACCATTGCAATCCAAACTTTCCTGAATTCGGAAAAGCATGATGGTTGTTGTGCCAAGCTTCGCCAAAACTGGGGATAGCTAACCAGAGATTGTTTGTACTTTGCTCGCTAGTATCAAAGGGACGGCTGCCATAGAGGTGGGTGATTGAGTTGATGCTCCAAGTGACATGATGTGCCAAGAAAATTCGGACAAGCCCCCCCCACAGGAATCCCTGCCAAGCTCCCATCCACGTCCCTGTCACAACTCCACCCAGAACACCGGGGATGGCAAGTCCCAGAATTACCCAAGTTAGGTACAATTGGTTGACTTTGGCAATGGCAGAGTCTCGCAGTAAGTCCTTAGCAAAGACTGCTGCATTTGTTACCTCACTATTCAGCATCCAGCCGATATGGCCATGCCATAGTCCGCGAATACCTTCGTAAAGGTGAGGTGAATGAGGATCTCCGGACTGGTCACTGTACTGATGATGTCGTCTATGGTTGCTTACCCAGTGAATGACCGGACCTTGAGCAGCCATAGAACCAAGGATGGCAAAGATGATTCGGACTGCAATATTAGTCTTGAAGGCGCAGTGTGCGAAGTGTCGGTGAAAACCGACAGTAATTCCGATAATAGTCAAAGCGTACATGCTGATCAACAGTGCTACTTCCACTGCACCAATCCCGGATCGCCAAAGTAGTCCAATTGCCAGAACCGACCCTAGAAAAGGAATTAAAACAGTGGCCAAGGCAAAACGTCTTTGTAGTTGTTTTAAGTCATCATTGCCTATCGTTATTTTCTTTCTTGAACTTGTAACAGACTCAAATTTTGCTGTGGTGTCCAACTGCATCAACAATACTCCTGATAAGATCTAGTGATTTCCTGTTTCACAACTATTTACAAGCTTGTACTTTCTGTAATAAGGATTCGAAATCAGCTTGTAAATCCCGAAACTTGGTTTTTCCCTGAGGATTGAGACTCCAATCCCCGACCACATTCAAACTACCAGTGAGAAACTCAGCCCGACAGGCCTGACGGCGAATTTTACCGCTAGAAGTCTTGGGAATGCTGCCGGTCTTAACCAAAACCATGGCATAAACCTGTAGAGCATGCTCTGCCGTCACCGCCTGACAGATACTTGCTGCTACCTCTTTCACATCCAGCTTCCGTAGGTAACTTCGTTCTACCTCCTGAACAATCACCAGTCGCTCTGACCCTTTGAACTCCACCGTAAACGCCGCCCCACAATGAGGGCGCAGTGCTGGGTGACTCTTCTCAACTGTCAGTTCGATGTCCTGGGGATAATGGTTTTGGCCTCGGATGATCATCACATCTTTGATTCGTCCAGTAATGAACAACTCCCCATCCAGCAAAAATCCCAAATCTCCTGTGCGCAGAAACGGCCCTTCTTGACTATCTGCATGGTTTGCATGAAAGGTCTCCTGGGTTTTCTGTGGTTTCCTCCAGTAGCCCATCGCCACACTCGCTCCCGACACCCAAATCTCTCCGACTTGTCCTGGTTCACTCGGAGTTAAGGACTCCGGGTTAACGATAATTACTGTTGTGTTCAGGTAAGGACGACCAACACCAACAAAAACTCGACTTTCATCCGAGGAAATTTCAGTCTCTACTACCGAATTTTGCTCAAGTTCTCCTGCTAATACCCCTTGGATCACCGGCGATTGAGTCTTTTCACCACCGGTAGCAAATAAGGTAGTCTCCGCCATGCCATAGCAAGGATAAAAGGCACTGTAGTTAAAACCACAGTTCGCAAATTTTTGGCCAAATTGCTTCAGAGTCTCTGCCCGTAATGGTTCTGCCCCACTGTAAGCTAAATCCCAGCTGCTCAAGTCAAGACTAGCTAATTGTTCTGGTTTAACTTTTTTGAGGCATAAATCATAAGCAAAATTGGGTCCGCCACTGGTAGTCGCCCTATACTTAGAAATCGCCTTTAACCAACGAATCGGCTTCTGCAGAAATGCCACTGGCGGCATCAGAATACTGGGGAATCCTCCATAAATCGGCTGTAGGACGTGACCAATCAATCCCATATCATGGAACAATGGCAACCAACCGACACCAATACTCTGTTCGCTATGACCAAATGCCTGATGGATTAACTGCTGGTTGTGGATGATATTGCCATGGCTCACCATTACCCCTTTCGGTTTTCCTGTGGAACCAGACGTATATTGCAAAAACGCCAAACTCGACTGTGTTACTGATAATGGTGCAAACTCTTGACTATCAGCAACAATGGTATCGGTAGCTACCAACTTCAACTGCGCTAATTCAGCTTCCTCTTCCCACCTTTGCTCAATGTCAGCCAATATCGATGTGGTGGTCAGTGCCACATCAGCTTGAGCATCATTAACGATAGAGAGCAAGCGAGACAATTTCTGATTGCGTCTGGGAGGATAAACGGGAACCGCGACTACCCCAGCATATAAGCAGCCCATAAAAGCGCTAATGAACTCTAATCCAGAAGGGTATAACAGTAAAGCGCGTTCTCCTTGCATTGATTGCAGATGGGCTGCGATCGCTCTGGCTTGTCTATCTAATTCTCCATAGGTAAAACTTCCTGATTCTGTTTCTCCGTTTTGTAGAAAGATATAGGCACGCTGCTCAGGCATCGCTTGCGCTCTGTCGGCTAATAAATCAACTAAACTCAAGAATTTAGACTCAACATTATTGGGGAAATAATTTATACAAGTCGCCACTATGCTCCGCTCCTGCCTTAGTAACCAATTCAAAACTATTGCTTGCTATAATGTCCAAAACTATTGGTAGAAACAAAACTTGGACATTCTTTCTTTTGCTGCCCATTCCCTAGGGCTCCCACGAAAGCGTGGGAGCGCCCCTCTATTGACCGTTAGTTTAGGATATTGAGAATAACATGAGTGTAGCTATCTTTGGAGTAGTTTTCGCTAATCCTTTTGGAGTGGTTTTAACTAATCCTTTTCTATAGGAATTCAGGAATACCGCTGATTTTTATTTACCACTTTAGTTAATTTTTAACCATCACCAAACTCAAGCTTGTAATTACAAGCTGCTAAGCACCTACATAGAATTAATTGCCTACTCCGAATCTCTATAACCCTGACCCTGAAATGCTTTGAGTTTTTAAAAATGTGCAATTAATTTTGTGTACTTGCTTATTATCGCTACAAACTAGCTAGATATTTTTTTGCTATTTTATTCTTGATGCCAAGGGTGATCTTCGGAAACCCCTATCACCGACTGCATCAAGACAATTAGAATGATAATTATAAAGATAAATAGTTATTCGCGCTCTTGGTTCGCGTTCCCTAGGGATCCCAGGAAAGCGCCGGGTCGCACCCCTGCTATTTAAGCTCATGAGATAAATTTTGCCTGCTGGCTAGGCTTTTGTCTATAGAATAACCAAGCCAATAACTTAAAGATAAATAACGACTATTTAGTGCTGGATAATCAGTTTTAGGTAAATACCTTACAACTAACTTGACAAGTTCTAGGAATGAGTATACCATGATTATTAACTATCAAAGATTAATGATTTTCCCAGTTATATCATAACTTGGGATATTTTTTGTTTGAACGTTGCTTTTGTTTCCAACGCTCGACACCTATAGGTTAGTAGCTAATAGTACTCGTACCTTACTAAGTGGCGTCATGATAAGTAAGTGATTGTGGGTTTAATTTTAGAGCATCGGATAACATTATATAGTCAAACAACACGACTTGGCAAGTTAATCGATCAATCTAGCTAGTTTTCACTGCTCAGGGTAGGGGTGCAAGTTAGAGTACACCCATCTTGTCAATCAACTGGGTATAGTTATCAATAAACCTGGCATTATTCTACTTGTTGACGAAATACCAGATAGTTGATACATGTAGTGTTTATTGACTGAAAACAACACAATATTAGGATATATAGGACTCCAAAAATTAGATGGTTTTTTTCTGGAGTAAAAGTTAAACACATCTTATTTGGAAATCCCTACTAGTAGATCGGAAATTCATATCTTAGAGATTATTTCAAGGGAGATTAACTCTATAGGCTCCTATTTGGAGTTACCCATATCTGTAATCAAGTTTTGGAATAACCTAAGACTCTAGGGAGTTTTAAGCACCCTATTTAACCAGGCAACCTCAAACTTGGCAAGCAAGGGTACCATGAACAACGCCAAGACAGATATCTTGACGATGGGGGCAGAATTACACTTACCACCCATTTATTTTGTTGTTCTTTGGATATTATACTAATTGATTTACTCGAAAAAATCAAGTCCTATGAAGCATTAATTGTCAATAATGAAGTCATTATGAAGGATGACAGATGAATTCTAAAGTAACGATTAAGAGATCATATATAATAACTTATACCACATTTTATACTTCATTTCGAAGAATAATCAAGTTACAGAATGGTAAGAGCTAATTTATAAAGTAAATATACAAAAGTAAAATTAACTGTTGAAATAGGGAGCAGGGAGCAGGGAGCAGGGAGCAGGGAGCAGGGAGCAGGGAGCAGGGAGCAGGGAGCAGGGAGCAGGGAGCAGGGAGCAGGGAGCAGGGAGCAGAGGGACTTTTGGCAACTTTACACAAGTTATACCAAATCCGTTTGTCAAAACCCCTTTATAAAAATAGACCAAATTCTTGTATGCCAGGAATCTATGGCTATGCGGATCAGGGGGGTATGGGAACAGGATTTGGTATTAATATAGCGATGCAGAGGTGCGACCCGTGGCGAATTTAATTCGCCACGGGTCGCACCGCTATCTCCCTATCTCCCTATCTCCCTACCTCCCCACCAATCGCATTTGAGTCCGACGCAAGAAACAGCCCTGCTTATTTAAGGGGGGTTAGGGAGGATTCCTTCTACCTTAAAGCAGCCCATTTCTTTCACGAATCAGATAGGATTGCTATATAGCAATAACATCTGTTTTAGCGGCTCTTACGGACTTACTCTGAAAAACTGTTAGTTAAAATCACTCCAAAGATAGCTATACCTGGATTTTATACTTCAAGCTTATAAACTAACCGTAAATAATTTTTAAAACTATTGCTTAGCAATAATTTTCGAGATCATATAGATAATTTAACATATAGCTTTTTTCATACCTATGAGGTACAATCTGGATTGGCGCTTATTGCCTTAAGACCTTCCTAATTCAGGATAGCTGCCTTCTGCCTTCTGCCTTAAAAAGATCAGCTTTGTCATCATGACGCTGAGAATTGCTATAACAGATACAGAAAAGCCTTAAATAATGGGTCTATTGGCTTGCTGTTTAACAATTTCCCACAGATTTGCGCTGCGCTGACGGGAGCTGGCTAGCTGGTCATGGGAGGCTTTCAATTCTGCACGATATATTCCTTCAAGGGTACTGAGTTTATTGTCATATAGTGTTTTTGCCTGACGCTCAATTTCAGCCTTGCTAGCATCTAGTGGCACCTCAATTCTAATCAAAAACGAACCACTGCTCTTCTTTTCGATAGCTTGGATTGATAGGTATTCTTCACCGTATTCTTCCCTGAGCTGTTGAAAGGAAAGCAAAAAAGCTTTCCAGTCAATACCATCACTGAATGTCAGGTCAACAGTTTCCAAGGCTTTCTGAAACAGATAAGTAAAATCTCCTGGGGCAAAGTTCTGAGTTTCATTCTTAGGGCGACGTTCAATGAATTTGTCTTGTGTATAGTCATATTTTAGATAAGCATACTCACAAATCACATGCTTCAGCTTCGTGCCCTGATTAATTTTCCAATCTTCCAGACAAGCTCCGGTAAAGATTACTTCAGTAAAATTACAGTCTAATGCTTGAGTCCTAATCAGGTAAGCTTCCCTCAGGTCAGCCTTGGTAAGGTTAGCTTCGCTCAAATCAGTCCCGCTCAGGTCAGCCCCGCTCAGGTCAGTCTTGGTCAGGTCAGCTTTATGGAAGTTAGCTCCACTAAGGTCAGCTTTGCTTAGGTTAGCTAGGCTCAGGTCAGCTTTGCTCAGGTCAGCCCAACTGAGGTCCGCACCTCTGAGGTCAGCCTGGCTGAGGTCGGCATTTCTAAACTCAGCCAGACTGGGGTTAGCACCACTAAGGTTAGCCCTGCCAAGGTAACACCCACAAAGGTCTGTTTTGCTGAGGTTAACTCTACTGAGGTTAGCCTTGTAGAGGTTAGCAGAGCGGAGCTTAGCTTTGCAAAGGTCAGACTTGTAGAGGTTAGTCTCTATTAGGTTAGCGCCGCTGAGGTTAGCCTCGATCAGGTTAGCCTTGTAGAGGTTAGCAGAGCGGAGCTTAGCTTTGCAAAGGTTAGCCTGGTTAAGGTTAACCTTGATCAGGTTAGATAAACAGAGGTTAGCCTCAAGGAGATTAGCCTCACTGAGGTTAGCCCCTCTTAGGTTAGCCACATTGAGGTCAACTTTGATCAGGTTAACCCGCCTGAGATCAGCCCTACTGAGGTCAGCCCCTCTGAGGTTAGCCTCACTCAGATCAGGCTCTAGGTTAGGATTCTCCCTCCGCCACTGATTCCAGGCATCTATCCCTCGTTTGAGCACAGCCAAATGCTCTTTGTCTGCCATGATGCAATTCGATCCCACGATACAAAAAAACGCTAACAATAGGGCAGCGTCATGGTTGCTTCTGCTTCATCCTAGTCGTGTCAGCACTATCCAGTCCACAGGTATTAGGGTCTGAATATATTTGTCCACACGGATGCTATAGGCACCCTTATATCTAACACCATACCCAGTTATCCCCAATCCTTCCGGAAATTTTTTAGATGAATTACCACAACTTGCGATCGCTTTACTAAGGGCGGGAGTCCTAAGTAGCGCTTGCTTCTGAGCAAAGGGCGATATCTATAGTTATGGTTTTAGCTGATCTGACAAGTTTTTTTCTTGACAGCATTTCTGGTATTTAAAATTTCATCATACTAACTAATTAGTAGTGGCACAATTATGCTGAATTATAGCATTGATAAAATAGGTGAGGTACATAAGTTTGGCATTTTAGGGAACAGGGAACAGCGGAACAGGGAACAGGGAGCAGAGAATAGGGAGTAGACAATCGGGAATATCAAAAAATCCTGTGTACCTCATCAAGATTATTATATAGCATTTTTTTGTGTTGTGAACATACTGCCTTAGGGAAAGGCAAGAGGCAAGAGTCAAGAGGCAAGAGGCAAGAGGCAAGATTTAATCAAGTAAATAGAAATTTTTGCTAGTTTTAAAAACAACTGTAATAATTGTTTAAATTTGATTTCTAAAAACTAGGGTATATCCAAAATAATATAGCATAGCATTATATCAATAAATTAATTAAAAAAAATTAATATCAGAACTTATAATAATCAATTTCAGTCCTAAAAAAAAATATGACTGTTCCCTGTTCCCTGTTCCCTGTTCCCTTTGCTAAAGATTATAATTCAACTACTAATCACCAAGATTTTCTGATGGCTGACATCACACTAGGGGATTTAATCACATTGATTTTCCGAGAGATCACTGACACATTGGAAAAAACAAGTGATCGGGGTAGTGATCGGGGTGCTGAACCATTGAAGTTACAGGTCACTGATGTGGATGTTGAGATTCCTGCCCATCTACGCCTGCAAACTGACCCCCAGTCTTTACCAGAAAAGTCAACTAGAGTGATAGTGACAATGCCATCAGCTCGTGAAACAGAACCAGTTGGTCGTAATGGTCGTATCCGAATCACTATCACTACTGATACCTAGTTGCATTCAAACAGAGCAGATTGGTTGGATAGGGAGATAGGGAGATGGGGAGATGGGGAGATGGGGAGATAGGGAGATTGGCGGAAGAGAAAGTTGTACGTTTGACCGCAACTTGGTATGAAGACAAAAGGTAAAGGATAAACTATTGCATGTATAGCAGTTCTACATTGGCTGAGGTGCTCCGCCCTTGGGGTTGCTCGGGAGTAAGAAGTTGGGAGTAGGGAAGTCAGAAGAGGGAACTTCGGATCGATGAGTACTGATGAGTCAGTAACAGAGGATAACCAAGAATGGCAGCTGGCGGAATTGGTGGATGCGATCGCATCGGAAATTGACCATGCGGCAGATACTCTGTCCCTCAAATCCTATGCTCGTGGTAAGTCTTTGGCTATCAAACAGCTAAACCTGGATTTGGAAGTAACAGTGCGCCGTGGTCGAGATGGGGAAATTTGGTTTCGGACGGTTGTTGATCCCAAGGAAAATGGTGCTACTGTTCTCAAATTGGATTTTACCCAAGTACTACAGAGTCAGTTGGATGGGTTACGTAAGCCTCTAGACCGACCAGTAGATAACCGTCCTCTGGCTACGTTACCAGATATTACTGATGCTGAGATCAAACAACTAAATGCGATCGCAATTTACTCCGTTGATGACCTAGAGCGCTACACCCAAACCCCAGCAATGATCGCCGAAGTTAGCCGCAAAACTGATATTCCCGACCCACGGATTCGGATGTGGCGACAACTCCCATTCTTGACTGAGGTGAAACCAGCTAAATCACCGCCAGGGAGTAGTGTGGTGATTGAAGGGGGTAATTTCGGTTCTGTGCCTTCACCCGATGCTCTAGTGTGGTTTCAGGGTCAGCCAGCTAAAATCATCAGTTGGAGTGAGTCCCGCCTGAGTGTGATTATGCCCCAAGTCAGGGGTGTTGGTGTCCTATTTGCTGTGATTGATGGTCAAACTACCAATACTCTTCCTTGGGAAGCCACTACTATTGATTTATTGGTGCGTGACATTATCCTAAATCCTCCATTACCAGTAGCAGGGGATTTAATTACATTAGAAGCAGATCTAATTAATCAAGGAAGTAGCCCAACCGGTTCTTTCCAAGTTGAGTGGACTATCAACAATCTATCTGACCTTAGTCCCCATGGCACCTTACAACCAAATCAGCGATCGCA includes:
- a CDS encoding acyl-CoA desaturase, which encodes MQLDTTAKFESVTSSRKKITIGNDDLKQLQRRFALATVLIPFLGSVLAIGLLWRSGIGAVEVALLISMYALTIIGITVGFHRHFAHCAFKTNIAVRIIFAILGSMAAQGPVIHWVSNHRRHHQYSDQSGDPHSPHLYEGIRGLWHGHIGWMLNSEVTNAAVFAKDLLRDSAIAKVNQLYLTWVILGLAIPGVLGGVVTGTWMGAWQGFLWGGLVRIFLAHHVTWSINSITHLYGSRPFDTSEQSTNNLWLAIPSFGEAWHNNHHAFPNSGKFGLQWWEIDLGYWIIRTLEFAGLVWEVKTPTAGMIEAKKAA
- a CDS encoding SAM-dependent methyltransferase, which codes for MNSVKTINPDGSNQADIIDYKGASAEAIQHHYDAGNDFYRLWLYHSTNAYYSALWEENDTLESAQLRKIDFHINQARARGAKRVLDVGCAWGGTLKRLVEMHNVEHAVGLTLSKAQAEWIESFNQPGIEVNLKSWSDYFPEEPFDAIISIGAFEHFAKLELSQEQKIECYRTFFQRCHEWLKPGGCMSIQTIVYENSRREDFSKFFAEEIFPESDLPRLADIAKATETIFEIVALKNDRGHYERTLKVWLKRLKANRKEAVNLVGEKVVARYEKYLAICMIGFHTGTTNLSRLTLRRIENPRK
- a CDS encoding fatty acyl-AMP ligase — its product is MSLVDLLADRAQAMPEQRAYIFLQNGETESGSFTYGELDRQARAIAAHLQSMQGERALLLYPSGLEFISAFMGCLYAGVVAVPVYPPRRNQKLSRLLSIVNDAQADVALTTTSILADIEQRWEEEAELAQLKLVATDTIVADSQEFAPLSVTQSSLAFLQYTSGSTGKPKGVMVSHGNIIHNQQLIHQAFGHSEQSIGVGWLPLFHDMGLIGHVLQPIYGGFPSILMPPVAFLQKPIRWLKAISKYRATTSGGPNFAYDLCLKKVKPEQLASLDLSSWDLAYSGAEPLRAETLKQFGQKFANCGFNYSAFYPCYGMAETTLFATGGEKTQSPVIQGVLAGELEQNSVVETEISSDESRVFVGVGRPYLNTTVIIVNPESLTPSEPGQVGEIWVSGASVAMGYWRKPQKTQETFHANHADSQEGPFLRTGDLGFLLDGELFITGRIKDVMIIRGQNHYPQDIELTVEKSHPALRPHCGAAFTVEFKGSERLVIVQEVERSYLRKLDVKEVAASICQAVTAEHALQVYAMVLVKTGSIPKTSSGKIRRQACRAEFLTGSLNVVGDWSLNPQGKTKFRDLQADFESLLQKVQACK
- a CDS encoding acyl carrier protein: MEFKTSQLKEMSTVSENNNGNGDAPKKPGSEADIQAWLVSYLAELLEIESDEIDVKIPFDRYGLDSSAAVGLTGDLEDWLGSEIDPTLMYDYPTIQAMAQHLAIEG
- a CDS encoding pentapeptide repeat-containing protein, encoding MGSNCIMADKEHLAVLKRGIDAWNQWRRENPNLEPDLSEANLRGADLSRADLRRVNLIKVDLNVANLRGANLSEANLLEANLCLSNLIKVNLNQANLCKAKLRSANLYKANLIEANLSGANLIETNLYKSDLCKAKLRSANLYKANLSRVNLSKTDLCGCYLGRANLSGANPSLAEFRNADLSQADLRGADLSWADLSKADLSLANLSKADLSGANFHKADLTKTDLSGADLSGTDLSEANLTKADLREAYLIRTQALDCNFTEVIFTGACLEDWKINQGTKLKHVICEYAYLKYDYTQDKFIERRPKNETQNFAPGDFTYLFQKALETVDLTFSDGIDWKAFLLSFQQLREEYGEEYLSIQAIEKKSSGSFLIRIEVPLDASKAEIERQAKTLYDNKLSTLEGIYRAELKASHDQLASSRQRSANLWEIVKQQANRPII